The Deltaproteobacteria bacterium genome has a window encoding:
- a CDS encoding two-component sensor histidine kinase — protein MADMNHLNQRLGQQREAMLHILGDYEQDRRRVIRQAERLDNSRRALLHILQDVHQSNERLEDGRKAMIHIMGDLRETTEEVQRREQELRAKQEQLVQAGKLATVGELATGIAHELNNPLNNVGLFVGNAIDHIELRTADQERLLDELRNAMQEVRRATAIISHLRTFGRVAPASREPILINGVVRRSFSLLYEHLRLRQIEVRLDLCPEDPVVLGNAIQLEQVLVNLLTNARDAVANAPRKLIHVESTVGEGTVDLLVHDTGPGIPAGLEERIFDPFFTTKDVGAGTGLGLSIAYGIVKDHGGTISVVRGASAGDGATFLVRLPLPTQSAEPAG, from the coding sequence ATGGCCGACATGAACCACCTGAACCAGCGGCTCGGCCAGCAGCGCGAGGCCATGCTGCACATCCTGGGCGACTACGAGCAGGATCGCCGCCGGGTCATCCGGCAGGCCGAGCGGCTGGACAACTCGCGCCGCGCCCTGCTGCACATCCTCCAGGACGTGCATCAGTCCAATGAGCGGCTGGAGGATGGGCGCAAGGCCATGATCCACATCATGGGCGACCTGCGCGAGACCACCGAGGAGGTCCAGCGCCGCGAGCAGGAGCTGCGCGCCAAGCAGGAGCAGCTCGTGCAGGCGGGCAAGCTCGCCACGGTCGGCGAGCTCGCGACCGGGATCGCCCACGAGCTGAACAACCCCCTCAACAACGTCGGCCTGTTCGTGGGAAATGCGATCGACCACATCGAGCTCCGAACGGCCGACCAGGAGCGCCTCCTGGATGAGCTGCGCAATGCCATGCAGGAGGTGCGAAGGGCCACGGCGATCATCTCGCACCTCCGCACCTTCGGGCGGGTGGCGCCGGCCAGCCGCGAGCCCATACTGATCAACGGGGTGGTCCGACGCTCCTTCTCTCTCCTCTACGAGCACCTCCGCCTGCGCCAGATCGAGGTGCGCCTGGACCTCTGCCCGGAAGATCCGGTCGTCCTCGGCAACGCGATCCAGCTCGAGCAGGTGCTCGTCAACCTCCTGACCAACGCCCGGGACGCCGTGGCGAACGCTCCACGGAAGCTCATTCACGTCGAGTCGACGGTCGGCGAGGGCACGGTCGACCTGCTCGTCCACGACACCGGCCCGGGCATCCCGGCGGGGCTGGAGGAGCGCATCTTCGACCCGTTCTTCACCACCAAGGACGTGGGAGCCGGCACCGGGCTCGGTCTCTCCATCGCCTACGGCATCGTCAAGGACCACGGGGGCACGATCTCGGTCGTCAGGGGTGCGAGCGCCGGCGACGGCGCCACCTTCCTGGTGCGCCTGCCCCTGCCCACGCAGTCGGCCGAGCCGGCGGGGTGA
- a CDS encoding response regulator: MKRVLIVDDDSALLKALPDTVRLRLKDVDVDKCDSAAAALSRLSASDYDVVVADIKMPGMDGVALLAEIGKLRPDTPTVLITGHGHDDLATLALRGGAYDFIQKPIDRDYFIASLTRAIEARQGRREREERRVLLEQHAEALEKIVEERTRELREANRLKDQFMATLSHELRSPLGAIRMWASLLRSGNLDAERTARALEAIERSAMTQARLIEDLLDVSRITAGKLAIDMRVVDPATVAETALDAVRTEAEAKEVRLEQAFELGGGQVRGDPARLQQIVWNLLSNAIKFSARGGRVVLRLARAEEQAILSVQDEGEGIAPDFLPHVFEPFRQGDSTSTRAHGGLGLGLAIVRDLVEVHHGTIEVESQGKGQGATFTVKLPLAPASEAAPEVAQQPALCGGEFHPSFVLRGVRVLLVDDDPSAREAVVAVLEQSGASVRAVGSAAEAVESLELEAPDVLLSDIAMPGMDGYALLGRARGRPHGARLPAAALSAYAGTTECARALAAGFQAHLGKPVDPAKLVAVVAQLAYTPREPVAVER, encoded by the coding sequence ATGAAACGCGTACTGATCGTCGACGACGACTCGGCGTTGCTGAAGGCCCTTCCCGACACCGTGCGGCTGCGGTTGAAGGACGTGGACGTGGACAAGTGCGACTCGGCGGCGGCCGCGCTGAGCCGCCTGAGCGCCAGCGACTACGATGTGGTCGTCGCCGACATCAAGATGCCCGGTATGGACGGCGTCGCCCTGCTGGCGGAGATCGGGAAGCTCCGGCCGGACACCCCGACGGTGCTCATCACCGGGCACGGTCACGACGACCTGGCGACGCTCGCCCTGCGCGGCGGGGCCTACGATTTCATCCAGAAGCCGATCGACCGGGACTACTTCATCGCCTCGCTGACCCGTGCCATCGAGGCGCGTCAGGGGCGCCGCGAGCGCGAGGAGCGGCGCGTGCTCCTCGAGCAGCACGCCGAGGCGCTCGAGAAGATCGTCGAGGAGCGCACGCGCGAGCTGCGCGAGGCCAACCGGCTGAAGGACCAGTTCATGGCGACGCTGTCGCACGAGCTGCGCTCGCCGCTCGGCGCGATTCGCATGTGGGCGAGCCTGCTCCGCAGCGGCAATCTCGACGCGGAGCGGACCGCACGCGCGCTCGAGGCGATCGAGCGGAGCGCGATGACGCAGGCGCGACTCATCGAGGACCTCCTGGACGTGTCTCGCATCACCGCGGGGAAGCTCGCCATCGACATGCGGGTGGTCGATCCCGCGACCGTCGCCGAGACGGCGCTCGATGCGGTGCGCACCGAGGCCGAGGCGAAGGAGGTCCGGCTGGAGCAGGCCTTCGAGCTCGGCGGGGGGCAGGTCCGGGGCGATCCGGCCCGTCTCCAGCAGATCGTGTGGAACCTCCTCTCGAACGCGATCAAGTTCTCCGCCCGGGGCGGCCGTGTCGTCCTGCGGCTGGCGCGCGCCGAGGAGCAGGCCATCCTCTCCGTCCAGGACGAGGGCGAGGGGATCGCCCCCGACTTCCTGCCGCACGTGTTCGAGCCCTTCCGGCAGGGCGACAGCACATCCACGCGGGCGCATGGCGGCCTGGGTCTCGGGCTCGCGATCGTCCGCGATCTCGTCGAGGTGCACCACGGCACGATCGAGGTCGAGAGCCAGGGCAAGGGCCAGGGAGCGACCTTCACCGTCAAGCTGCCGCTCGCCCCAGCCTCGGAGGCGGCGCCTGAGGTCGCACAGCAGCCGGCGCTCTGCGGCGGGGAGTTCCACCCGAGCTTCGTCCTGCGGGGCGTGCGGGTGCTGCTCGTGGACGACGACCCGAGTGCCCGCGAGGCTGTCGTGGCGGTCCTCGAGCAGTCCGGGGCGAGCGTGCGCGCGGTCGGATCCGCCGCGGAGGCGGTCGAGAGCCTGGAGCTGGAGGCGCCCGACGTGCTGCTCAGCGACATCGCGATGCCGGGTATGGACGGCTACGCGCTCCTCGGCCGGGCGCGGGGGCGGCCACACGGTGCCCGCCTGCCCGCCGCCGCGTTGAGCGCGTATGCCGGCACGACGGAGTGCGCTCGCGCCCTTGCCGCCGGCTTCCAGGCGCATCTCGGCAAGCCCGTCGACCCGGCGAAGCTGGTCGCGGTCGTGGCCCAGCTCGCGTACACGCCGCGCGAGCCAGTGGCCGTCGAGCGCTAG
- a CDS encoding beta-ketoacyl-[acyl-carrier-protein] synthase family protein translates to MSSRAAVITGCGAVSPLGVGVRALWDGLLAGHTAIAPIRGFPADDLTPRSAAEVRDVARTDPDRAGALALAAATEALADAALDPRGLDARRVAVALGTTLGGMQLFERWMAGGEPLPAGLGAIPYYGPAVRLARTLACRGPVATAQLACASGTHAIALAAHWVRTGRADVVLAGGADLLCRFVVSGFNCLRATADVARPFDAARRGLVLGEGGAIVVVEDATHAARRGARVRARVLGVGAAGDATHMTAPDREGGGAVRALRAALAGAATPPAAVGLVSAHGTGTPYNDAMEAAAITRVFGRRTVPVNSIKGAIGHTLGAAGAFEAIVCARVLAEGRIPPTAGLATPDPACDGLDLVKGTARARAVEVAVSSSSGFAGTNAALVLGRA, encoded by the coding sequence GTGTCCAGTCGCGCGGCGGTGATCACCGGCTGCGGAGCGGTTTCTCCGCTCGGCGTTGGCGTGCGTGCGCTGTGGGACGGCCTCCTCGCCGGCCACACGGCCATCGCGCCGATCCGCGGCTTCCCGGCCGACGATCTCACCCCGCGCTCGGCGGCGGAGGTACGCGACGTCGCCCGCACGGACCCCGACCGGGCGGGCGCCCTCGCGCTCGCGGCGGCCACCGAGGCGCTGGCGGATGCCGCGCTCGACCCGCGCGGGCTCGACGCCCGCCGGGTGGCCGTCGCGCTCGGCACCACGCTCGGGGGCATGCAGCTCTTCGAGCGCTGGATGGCGGGCGGCGAGCCGCTGCCGGCGGGTCTCGGGGCGATCCCGTACTACGGACCCGCGGTTCGCCTGGCCCGCACGCTCGCTTGCCGCGGGCCGGTCGCCACGGCGCAGCTCGCGTGCGCGTCCGGCACGCACGCGATCGCGCTCGCCGCGCACTGGGTACGGACCGGGCGCGCCGACGTCGTGCTCGCCGGCGGGGCGGACCTCCTCTGCCGCTTCGTCGTGTCGGGCTTCAACTGCCTGAGGGCGACGGCCGACGTGGCGCGCCCCTTCGACGCCGCCCGGCGGGGCCTCGTCCTCGGCGAAGGGGGCGCGATCGTGGTGGTGGAGGACGCCACCCACGCCGCCCGGCGCGGGGCCCGTGTGCGCGCCCGCGTGCTCGGCGTCGGTGCCGCGGGCGACGCCACGCACATGACGGCGCCCGACCGCGAGGGCGGCGGCGCGGTGCGCGCGCTCCGGGCGGCCCTGGCCGGCGCCGCGACGCCGCCCGCTGCCGTCGGCCTCGTTTCGGCGCACGGCACCGGCACGCCCTACAACGACGCTATGGAGGCGGCGGCGATCACGCGCGTCTTCGGCCGCCGGACGGTCCCCGTCAACTCGATCAAGGGGGCGATCGGCCACACCCTGGGCGCCGCGGGCGCCTTCGAGGCGATCGTGTGCGCGCGGGTGCTGGCGGAGGGCCGGATTCCGCCCACCGCGGGGCTCGCCACACCCGATCCCGCGTGCGACGGTCTGGATCTCGTCAAGGGGACGGCCCGCGCGCGCGCCGTCGAGGTCGCGGTCTCCAGCTCCTCCGGATTCGCGGGGACCAACGCCGCGCTCGTGCTCGGCCGCGCATGA
- a CDS encoding glucose 1-dehydrogenase, producing MSFAGRCVLVTGGSRGIGRATAEAFARAGAAVAFNYSRAEDEAEAAETLAALRATGVAAHAARADVADAEAVARLFAELREGFGGAPDILVNNAAVTHDAPLMLVTEEAWDRVIETNLKGAYLCARAALRAMIAARGGRIVNVVSPAAFLGHEGASGYAASKGGLVALTKSLAREVARFGITVNAVSPGLVDTRLVAGGAAARRDELARQIPLGRLARPEEVAATILFLASPAASYVTGTTLHVDGGLAML from the coding sequence GTGAGCTTCGCCGGCCGGTGCGTGCTGGTCACCGGCGGCTCGCGCGGCATCGGGCGCGCCACCGCCGAGGCGTTCGCGCGCGCAGGCGCGGCGGTCGCCTTCAACTACTCGCGCGCCGAGGACGAGGCCGAGGCGGCGGAGACGCTCGCCGCGCTCCGCGCCACGGGTGTGGCGGCGCATGCCGCGCGCGCCGACGTGGCCGACGCCGAGGCGGTGGCCCGCCTCTTCGCCGAGTTGCGCGAGGGGTTTGGCGGCGCGCCGGACATCCTGGTCAACAACGCCGCCGTCACCCACGACGCGCCCCTCATGCTGGTCACCGAGGAAGCCTGGGACCGCGTCATCGAGACGAACTTGAAGGGCGCCTACCTGTGTGCCCGCGCCGCGCTGCGCGCCATGATCGCCGCCCGCGGCGGGCGCATCGTGAACGTGGTCTCCCCCGCCGCCTTCCTCGGGCATGAGGGGGCGTCGGGCTACGCCGCCTCGAAGGGCGGGCTGGTCGCGCTCACGAAGTCGCTGGCGCGCGAGGTCGCGCGCTTCGGCATCACGGTGAACGCGGTCTCCCCGGGCCTCGTCGACACCAGGCTCGTGGCCGGCGGCGCCGCGGCGCGCCGCGACGAGCTCGCGCGGCAGATTCCGCTCGGCCGCCTCGCCCGCCCCGAGGAGGTCGCGGCCACCATCCTCTTCCTCGCCTCGCCCGCCGCGTCCTACGTCACCGGGACCACGCTTCACGTGGACGGCGGCCTCGCGATGCTCTAA
- a CDS encoding acyl carrier protein, with amino-acid sequence MDRDSLRREVKDLLATGLRLQIAPGDIPDDAPIFGETLGLDSIDALELVVLVEDRFHVSIPDEEVGRRAFGSVDALVDFILAERPG; translated from the coding sequence ATGGATCGTGACAGCCTCCGCCGCGAGGTGAAGGACCTCCTCGCCACCGGGCTCCGGCTCCAGATCGCCCCGGGCGACATCCCCGACGATGCGCCCATTTTCGGCGAGACGCTCGGCCTCGACTCGATCGACGCGCTCGAGCTGGTGGTGCTGGTCGAGGATCGCTTCCACGTCTCGATCCCCGACGAGGAGGTCGGGCGGCGCGCCTTCGGCTCGGTGGACGCGCTCGTCGACTTCATCCTCGCCGAGCGGCCGGGCTAG
- a CDS encoding beta-ketoacyl-[acyl-carrier-protein] synthase family protein: MPRRVVITGVGVVCALGGDVPALAAGLVDGRCAIGPLTLFPYRGRCRSAAQVPEAVPAAVAALPLATTRRLSRPDRFALAAAAEACGAAGLDAGLRRRAALAVGATTGGMFETEEVYRRRRAGEERRFRLSRLLGTPLSTTAAAVSQALGFYGPQVTLSTACSSSALAVALAADSIRRGEARVALALGTDGLCRLTYAGFDALQALDLDRCRPFDRHRRGLSLGEGAAALVLEDAEHARARGARAHAALLGHGTATDAHHPTAPHPEGRGALAALRAALAAAGLPPEAIDYVNAHGTGTPQNDAMEVGVLRAVFGSRLARVPLSSTKSQVGHCLGAAGAIEAAVTVVALDEGIVPPTVGLREPDPAWADLDLVRTPGRRVPLGAALTSSYGFGGHNVTLVLGRAEGR; this comes from the coding sequence GTGCCCCGACGGGTCGTGATCACGGGGGTCGGGGTGGTGTGCGCGCTCGGGGGCGACGTGCCGGCGCTCGCGGCGGGGCTCGTCGACGGGCGCTGCGCCATCGGCCCCTTGACGCTCTTCCCCTACCGGGGCCGCTGCCGGAGCGCGGCGCAGGTGCCCGAGGCGGTGCCGGCCGCGGTGGCCGCGCTGCCGCTCGCCACGACGCGCCGCCTCTCGCGGCCGGACCGGTTCGCGCTCGCCGCCGCGGCCGAGGCCTGCGGCGCGGCCGGCCTCGACGCGGGTCTCCGGCGGAGGGCGGCGCTCGCGGTCGGGGCGACCACGGGCGGCATGTTCGAGACCGAGGAAGTCTACCGGCGGCGCCGGGCGGGCGAGGAGCGGCGCTTCCGGCTCTCGCGCCTGTTGGGGACGCCGCTCTCGACCACGGCGGCGGCGGTGAGCCAGGCGCTCGGCTTCTACGGCCCGCAGGTGACGCTCTCGACCGCGTGCTCGTCGAGCGCGCTCGCGGTGGCCCTCGCCGCCGACTCGATCCGACGGGGCGAGGCGCGGGTCGCGCTCGCGCTCGGGACCGACGGCCTCTGCCGGCTCACCTACGCCGGTTTCGACGCCCTCCAGGCGCTCGACCTGGACCGCTGCCGGCCCTTCGACCGCCACCGGCGCGGCCTCTCGCTCGGCGAGGGCGCGGCCGCGCTGGTGCTGGAGGACGCGGAGCACGCCCGCGCCCGCGGCGCCCGCGCCCACGCCGCCCTCCTCGGCCACGGCACCGCAACGGATGCGCACCATCCGACCGCGCCGCATCCCGAGGGCCGGGGCGCGCTCGCCGCCCTGCGGGCGGCGCTCGCGGCCGCGGGGCTCCCGCCCGAGGCGATCGACTACGTGAACGCGCACGGCACCGGCACGCCGCAGAACGACGCGATGGAGGTGGGCGTGCTGCGCGCCGTCTTCGGGTCGCGCCTGGCACGCGTTCCCCTGAGCTCGACCAAGTCGCAGGTCGGCCACTGCCTGGGTGCGGCGGGCGCGATCGAGGCGGCGGTCACGGTGGTGGCGCTCGACGAGGGGATCGTCCCGCCCACCGTCGGCCTGCGCGAGCCGGACCCGGCGTGGGCCGACCTGGATCTGGTGCGCACGCCCGGCCGGCGCGTGCCGCTCGGCGCCGCGCTCACCTCGTCCTACGGCTTCGGCGGCCACAACGTGACCCTCGTCCTCGGGCGGGCGGAGGGGCGATGA
- a CDS encoding 3-hydroxyacyl-[acyl-carrier-protein] dehydratase FabZ, protein MKASFDPVPRLPHGTPFLLLDRVLEIGERTGAFSKLVSAADPCVGRDGRLPAAFVIEALAQGGGALLAAQRAPAAGYLAAVDDFRMLGEVRVGDELRVEVEILRNFGGAILLRGRVLVDGELCAEGRITLKPPR, encoded by the coding sequence GTGAAAGCGTCCTTCGATCCCGTCCCGCGCCTGCCCCACGGGACGCCCTTCCTGCTCCTCGACCGCGTGCTCGAGATCGGCGAGCGGACGGGAGCGTTCTCGAAGCTGGTGAGCGCGGCGGACCCGTGCGTCGGACGTGACGGGCGGCTGCCCGCCGCCTTCGTGATCGAGGCGCTCGCGCAGGGCGGGGGCGCGCTCCTGGCTGCGCAGCGCGCGCCGGCCGCCGGCTACCTCGCCGCGGTGGACGACTTCCGCATGCTGGGCGAGGTGCGTGTCGGCGACGAGCTGCGCGTCGAGGTGGAGATCCTGCGCAACTTCGGCGGCGCGATCCTGCTGCGCGGCCGTGTGCTGGTCGACGGCGAGCTGTGCGCCGAGGGCCGCATCACGCTGAAGCCGCCGCGCTGA
- a CDS encoding lysophospholipid acyltransferase family protein produces MDWKTLRATLRFDGAAWRRFAELGCVYGPEWWKRGSPPVIAAIIFAIARAQRAAVLANQRQIRGSVRGPSGWLRERWHAYRVFAEFARSVTEAMEQWGPRPRPLELHVVGAEIFDGALAEHRGLVVLTGHFGSWEVAARHLSGLGRPVSMVVAREPNPTVRDFMHAIRSRHGFRVIYSDRSVFTGLPILQALRRDEIVGMQIEPWGPMPGSHEVEFCGCPARFQLGPFAVARVAGAPIVPVFAVRTGIRRYEIRVVGRFDPKTPAESVAALGATVGAYERLVREVPAQWLMFEDVWGTPAAGACAADEVVPRAAGLRRR; encoded by the coding sequence ATGGACTGGAAGACGCTCCGCGCCACGCTGCGCTTCGACGGCGCGGCGTGGCGCCGCTTCGCGGAGCTCGGCTGCGTCTACGGCCCGGAGTGGTGGAAGCGCGGCTCCCCGCCGGTGATCGCGGCCATCATCTTCGCGATCGCGCGGGCCCAGCGAGCGGCGGTGCTCGCCAACCAGCGCCAGATCCGTGGGTCGGTCCGCGGGCCGAGTGGCTGGCTGCGCGAGCGCTGGCATGCCTACCGCGTGTTCGCGGAGTTCGCGCGCTCGGTCACCGAGGCCATGGAACAGTGGGGCCCGCGCCCGCGCCCGCTCGAGCTCCACGTCGTCGGCGCGGAGATCTTCGACGGCGCGCTCGCCGAGCACCGCGGCCTCGTCGTGCTGACCGGCCACTTCGGCTCCTGGGAGGTGGCGGCGCGGCACCTCTCCGGGCTCGGACGTCCGGTCAGCATGGTGGTCGCCCGCGAGCCCAACCCGACCGTGCGCGACTTCATGCACGCGATCCGCTCGCGGCACGGCTTCCGGGTGATCTACTCCGACCGCTCCGTCTTCACCGGGCTCCCCATCCTGCAAGCGCTCCGCCGCGACGAGATCGTCGGCATGCAGATCGAGCCGTGGGGCCCGATGCCCGGGAGCCACGAGGTCGAGTTCTGCGGCTGCCCGGCGCGCTTCCAGCTGGGGCCGTTCGCGGTGGCGCGGGTGGCGGGGGCGCCCATCGTGCCCGTGTTCGCCGTCCGCACCGGCATCCGGCGCTACGAGATCCGTGTCGTCGGGCGCTTCGACCCGAAGACGCCGGCCGAGAGCGTGGCGGCGCTCGGCGCCACGGTGGGCGCGTACGAACGGCTTGTGCGCGAGGTGCCCGCGCAGTGGCTCATGTTCGAGGACGTGTGGGGCACGCCGGCGGCGGGCGCGTGCGCCGCCGACGAGGTGGTACCGCGAGCGGCGGGGCTGCGGCGGAGGTAG
- a CDS encoding Retroviral aspartyl protease produces MCLAGGDSRRYAAPMGLTTMRLRVGNVANPEITEELDFLVDSGAIYSVVPAEVLGRLGVRPLAEQEFRLANGTRIVRKKGVAFFRYGDRVGGADVVFGEPEDALLLGAFTLESLGLCLDPLRRELLPVPMILGVMTLGAWSSERRIACSA; encoded by the coding sequence ATGTGTCTGGCAGGGGGCGATTCGCGCCGCTATGCTGCGCCCATGGGGCTCACCACCATGCGGCTGCGGGTCGGGAACGTGGCCAACCCCGAGATCACCGAGGAGCTCGACTTCCTCGTGGATTCGGGCGCCATCTACTCGGTGGTTCCCGCGGAAGTCCTCGGCCGGCTCGGCGTTCGGCCCCTGGCGGAGCAGGAGTTCCGCCTGGCCAACGGGACGCGGATCGTCCGCAAGAAGGGGGTGGCCTTCTTTCGCTACGGGGACCGGGTAGGCGGCGCCGACGTCGTCTTCGGGGAGCCTGAGGATGCGCTGCTCCTCGGTGCCTTCACGCTCGAGTCGCTCGGGCTGTGCCTGGATCCCCTCCGGCGCGAGCTGCTCCCGGTGCCGATGATCCTGGGTGTAATGACCCTGGGCGCCTGGAGCTCCGAGAGGCGGATTGCCTGTAGCGCGTAG
- a CDS encoding radical SAM protein has translation MRIHLISPTHYRRDGSLHKTTRYWTSGITLPYLKALTPPPHEVSFTDELMTDLDLARVEREADVVGLTAMGPQIRRAFDLADHFRARGKKVVLGGTWVSLVPEESLRHADAVVAGEAEYVWRDVLADLAAGRSRGIYRAERWHDLTNLPGIDWWSLPLLKVDAFRASWLYRMYFFWPIFFSRGCPHPCEYCAVQTYYSRSFRTRPVDDVIEDVRQLRALGARRLLFLDDNPIARPEEAKELFRRLIAFKVQWVSQATINVARDPELLDLVARSGARVLSIGFESLSEESLAAVAKTFNRPRRFTEDIAKLRARGIQVIALVMVGLDGDTPESFAATLRWLEENKIGFLKLFTPAPYPGTKFHADMLAAGRLLDGDWGHYDYGSAVVRPLHMTAGQMLDGFRYVYSGFYSVRSMLRRFVPPPRRNLLETLAMVVANAKVNGYLRRNPEAWGTIS, from the coding sequence ATGCGCATCCACCTGATCTCGCCGACGCACTACCGGCGCGACGGATCCCTCCACAAGACGACGCGCTACTGGACGAGCGGCATCACCCTGCCCTACCTGAAGGCCCTCACGCCGCCGCCGCACGAGGTCTCGTTCACCGACGAGCTGATGACCGACCTCGACCTCGCGCGTGTCGAGCGCGAGGCGGACGTGGTCGGGTTGACCGCCATGGGCCCACAGATCCGCCGCGCCTTCGATCTCGCGGATCACTTCCGCGCGCGCGGCAAGAAGGTCGTCCTCGGCGGGACGTGGGTGTCGCTCGTCCCCGAGGAGTCGCTCCGGCACGCCGACGCCGTGGTTGCGGGCGAGGCGGAGTACGTGTGGCGGGACGTGCTCGCCGACCTCGCGGCCGGGCGGTCGCGCGGCATCTATCGCGCCGAGCGCTGGCACGACCTGACGAACCTCCCCGGCATCGACTGGTGGAGCCTGCCGCTGCTCAAGGTCGACGCCTTCCGCGCCAGCTGGCTCTACCGCATGTACTTCTTCTGGCCGATCTTCTTCTCGCGCGGTTGCCCGCACCCGTGCGAGTACTGCGCCGTCCAGACCTACTACAGCCGGAGCTTCCGCACCCGCCCGGTCGACGACGTGATCGAGGACGTGCGGCAGCTGCGCGCCCTCGGCGCGCGCCGCCTGCTCTTCCTCGACGACAACCCGATCGCCCGCCCCGAGGAGGCCAAGGAGCTCTTCCGGCGCCTCATCGCCTTCAAGGTCCAGTGGGTGAGCCAGGCGACGATCAACGTGGCGCGCGACCCGGAGCTGCTCGACCTGGTGGCGCGCTCGGGCGCCCGCGTCCTCTCGATTGGCTTCGAGAGTCTCTCCGAGGAGAGCCTCGCCGCGGTCGCCAAGACCTTCAACCGCCCGCGCCGCTTCACGGAGGACATCGCGAAGCTCCGCGCGCGGGGCATCCAGGTGATCGCGCTCGTCATGGTGGGGCTCGACGGCGACACGCCGGAGTCCTTCGCGGCGACGCTACGCTGGCTCGAGGAGAACAAGATCGGCTTCCTGAAGCTCTTCACGCCCGCCCCGTACCCCGGCACCAAGTTCCACGCCGACATGCTCGCCGCGGGCCGCCTCCTCGACGGCGACTGGGGCCACTACGACTACGGCAGCGCGGTCGTGCGCCCGCTTCACATGACGGCCGGGCAGATGCTCGACGGCTTCCGGTACGTCTACTCGGGCTTCTACTCGGTGCGCAGCATGCTGCGGCGCTTCGTGCCCCCGCCGCGGCGGAACCTGCTCGAGACGCTCGCGATGGTGGTCGCGAACGCCAAAGTGAACGGTTACCTGCGGCGGAACCCGGAGGCCTGGGGGACGATCTCGTAG